From one Thermomicrobiales bacterium genomic stretch:
- a CDS encoding urease accessory protein UreD — MTEASLGYRRAAPDDLAGSIRVKVARHRDRTRPVITESHGVLRLMHPLYLDDSGQLTYIVMNPGGAYFGEAYRYDIDLGPNSSLLLSSQAATRIHRTPTRPAVQETTIVLGSGSRLEYVPDQLIAYRDADYRQFTTIVAAPDAQGFFAEAVTPGWDPDDSKFTYSGIHLRLDIRAAGHAGLVCTDNVRLRPSEIDQTIDGLGYLEGASHMGSILVFGPHIDDGYEDCVRGTVTQSGLAKAGVTRGSRHGVAWLMVRALANSTDELNRLTLAVNELDRSVTTGQSRMDLRRY; from the coding sequence GTGACCGAGGCGTCACTGGGATACCGTCGCGCCGCGCCGGATGATCTTGCCGGCTCCATTCGCGTTAAGGTGGCGCGCCACCGCGACCGGACGCGACCGGTGATAACCGAGAGCCACGGGGTCCTCCGGCTGATGCATCCGCTCTACCTGGATGACTCCGGGCAGCTCACCTACATCGTGATGAACCCGGGCGGGGCCTACTTCGGCGAAGCGTATCGATACGATATCGACCTCGGCCCGAATTCCAGCCTGCTTCTTTCATCGCAGGCGGCGACGCGTATCCACAGGACACCCACCAGGCCGGCAGTCCAGGAAACCACGATCGTGTTGGGCTCAGGCTCCCGGCTGGAATATGTCCCGGACCAGCTCATCGCGTATCGAGACGCCGACTATCGGCAGTTCACAACAATCGTCGCCGCGCCGGATGCCCAGGGGTTTTTCGCCGAAGCCGTCACCCCTGGCTGGGACCCGGATGACTCGAAGTTCACGTACTCGGGCATACATCTGCGCCTCGATATCCGTGCGGCCGGCCACGCCGGCCTCGTTTGCACCGACAATGTGCGGCTACGGCCGAGTGAGATCGACCAGACCATCGACGGGCTGGGCTACCTCGAAGGAGCCAGCCACATGGGCAGCATCCTTGTCTTCGGCCCGCACATTGACGATGGCTACGAGGATTGTGTGCGCGGCACGGTCACACAGTCCGGCCTGGCGAAGGCGGGGGTGACCAGGGGTTCGCGGCACGGTGTTGCATGGCTCATGGTGCGCGCGCTGGCGAATTCGACCGACGAGCTGAACAGGCTGACGCTGGCGGTCAACGAGCTCGACCGATCAGTCACCACCGGGCAATCGCGCATGGATCTGAGACGGTACTGA
- a CDS encoding amidohydrolase family protein, with translation MKTLIRARYVIASDGQSHHILENGEVVYEGDTILFAGHNNAEPVDEVIDAGNAIVGPGFIDLDALFDLDSTVLGFDSHPGWAKARVWASTYVDRGPRDVYTPDEEQFQHEYAMIQLLLNGITTALPIRSILYREWAETYEENARAAEAAAKIGIRMYLGPSYRTGLPVVYPDGSFGMHWDEERGLRGLDDAIQFVRDFDGAHNGLIRGFLQPDRIEGCTEELLTRTAAAGEELDCPVRLHCCQGELELKLVEERWGKSSLSVLRDLGFLSHRALLPHGSLLGGVRPTPEKIETELGWLADAGVAIVHCPLVMARGGGAMNSFPYYHERGVNIGLGTDTFPPDMILNMHVGTMVTRIRTGGPTVSAADYYTAATIDGANAIGRPDLGRLAAGAKADITVFDLSAFHMGQVVDPIQTMVLNGSGRDFTTVIVNGRTVIRDRQVDGYDLRAMHTQAQQQYEKLMASYPERSHLHPPVEEIFQPSFPTVGRGTA, from the coding sequence ATGAAGACACTGATCCGCGCCCGTTACGTCATCGCCAGTGACGGGCAGAGCCATCACATCCTCGAGAACGGCGAGGTCGTCTACGAGGGCGACACTATCCTCTTCGCCGGCCACAACAATGCTGAGCCAGTCGACGAAGTGATCGACGCTGGCAACGCGATCGTCGGTCCGGGATTCATCGACCTCGACGCGCTGTTCGACCTCGACTCGACCGTGCTCGGTTTCGACAGCCACCCCGGGTGGGCCAAGGCGCGCGTCTGGGCCAGCACCTACGTCGACCGTGGGCCACGCGATGTCTATACGCCCGACGAGGAGCAGTTCCAGCACGAGTACGCGATGATCCAGCTGCTGCTCAACGGCATCACCACCGCGCTGCCGATCCGTTCGATCCTGTATCGCGAGTGGGCCGAGACCTACGAGGAGAATGCCCGCGCCGCCGAAGCGGCCGCGAAGATCGGCATCCGGATGTACCTCGGGCCGTCCTACCGCACCGGTCTGCCGGTGGTCTACCCGGACGGCTCGTTCGGCATGCACTGGGACGAGGAGCGCGGGCTACGCGGGCTGGATGACGCAATCCAGTTCGTCCGCGACTTCGACGGCGCTCACAATGGCCTCATCCGCGGCTTCCTGCAGCCGGACCGCATCGAAGGCTGCACCGAGGAGCTGCTCACCCGCACAGCGGCAGCCGGCGAGGAACTCGACTGCCCGGTTCGGCTGCACTGCTGCCAGGGCGAGCTGGAGCTCAAGCTCGTCGAGGAACGCTGGGGCAAGTCATCGTTGAGCGTCCTGCGCGACCTCGGGTTCCTCAGTCACCGTGCGCTGCTGCCACACGGCTCGCTGCTCGGCGGGGTGCGACCGACACCGGAGAAGATCGAGACCGAGCTGGGCTGGCTGGCCGACGCCGGCGTGGCAATCGTCCACTGTCCACTGGTCATGGCACGCGGCGGTGGCGCGATGAACTCCTTCCCCTACTACCACGAGCGCGGAGTAAACATCGGCCTCGGCACCGACACGTTCCCGCCAGACATGATTCTGAATATGCATGTGGGGACGATGGTGACGCGCATCCGCACGGGGGGGCCGACTGTCAGCGCAGCCGACTACTACACCGCCGCGACGATCGACGGCGCGAACGCGATCGGCCGGCCGGATCTCGGCCGGCTGGCGGCAGGCGCGAAGGCCGACATCACGGTGTTCGATCTGTCGGCGTTCCACATGGGCCAGGTTGTCGATCCGATCCAGACAATGGTGCTGAACGGCTCAGGGCGTGACTTCACAACGGTCATCGTCAACGGCCGGACGGTCATCCGCGATCGGCAGGTCGACGGTTACGATCTGCGCGCGATGCACACGCAAGCGCAGCAGCAGTATGAAAAGCTGATGGCGTCGTATCCGGAACGCTCGCACCTCCACCCGCCGGTCGAGGAGATCTTTCAGCCATCGTTCCCGACTGTCGGTCGCGGGACGGCGTAA
- a CDS encoding amidohydrolase family protein — protein sequence MARDMFVRNVRPMNADAIDLLVQDGRIIEAGASLAAPDGVEVIDGGGRLLFPGLIDAHTHMDKTLIGMGWYRNEVGPTLMDKIENERNLRRELGIDSHQQSSRHARIAIADGTSHIRTFVDIDTEVKLGGFDGVLRMREDFRDALDVQIVAFPQSGMLVRPGTVELMEESLRQGADVVGGLDPSSVDRDPAKHLDVIFNMAEKHDKDIDIHLHEPGELGAFSIELIAERTKTLGWQGRVVISHAISLGGVDDAYLDRLIELLLENDITIMSHGPSGLRPVPSVKRLREAGVRMCTGNDGIRDSWGPLNMPDMLLRAFIIAYRNNLRRDDEIEMVLDIVTYGDARVLGDTGYGLEPGCWADFVLVDGETHVEAVIERPKRHLVVKHGRVVARDGECLV from the coding sequence ATGGCGCGTGACATGTTCGTCCGGAACGTCCGGCCGATGAACGCGGACGCTATCGACCTGCTGGTGCAAGACGGCAGGATCATCGAGGCCGGCGCAAGCCTCGCGGCTCCCGACGGAGTCGAGGTCATCGACGGTGGCGGACGACTGCTGTTCCCCGGCCTGATCGACGCCCACACGCATATGGACAAGACGCTGATCGGCATGGGCTGGTATCGCAACGAGGTCGGCCCGACCTTGATGGACAAGATCGAGAACGAGCGCAACCTGCGGCGCGAGCTTGGCATCGACTCCCACCAGCAGTCCAGCCGCCATGCGCGGATCGCCATCGCCGACGGAACCAGCCATATCCGGACCTTCGTCGACATCGACACCGAGGTGAAGCTGGGCGGCTTCGACGGCGTCTTGCGGATGCGCGAGGACTTTCGGGACGCGCTTGATGTCCAGATCGTCGCCTTCCCGCAAAGCGGGATGCTGGTGCGCCCCGGCACGGTCGAGCTGATGGAGGAGTCGCTGCGGCAGGGTGCTGATGTTGTCGGCGGGCTCGATCCGTCGTCGGTGGATCGCGACCCGGCGAAGCATCTTGATGTCATCTTCAACATGGCGGAGAAGCACGACAAGGATATCGATATCCACCTTCACGAACCCGGAGAGCTTGGCGCGTTCTCGATTGAGCTGATCGCCGAGCGCACGAAGACGCTCGGCTGGCAGGGCCGCGTCGTCATCAGCCACGCGATTTCCCTCGGCGGTGTCGATGACGCCTACCTTGACCGGTTGATCGAGCTGCTGCTGGAGAACGACATTACGATCATGAGCCATGGGCCAAGCGGCCTCCGGCCCGTTCCTTCGGTCAAGCGGCTGCGCGAGGCCGGCGTGCGGATGTGCACCGGCAACGACGGCATCCGCGACTCCTGGGGTCCGCTCAACATGCCGGACATGCTGTTGCGGGCGTTCATCATCGCCTATCGCAACAACCTGCGTCGCGACGATGAGATCGAGATGGTCCTCGACATCGTCACCTACGGCGACGCCAGGGTACTCGGTGACACAGGGTACGGTCTCGAGCCGGGCTGCTGGGCCGACTTCGTCCTGGTCGACGGCGAAACGCACGTCGAGGCTGTCATCGAACGCCCGAAGCGCCACCTGGTCGTCAAGCACGGCCGGGTAGTCGCCCGCGATGGCGAGTGCCTGGTCTGA
- a CDS encoding amidohydrolase family protein — MNDLILRNATLPGGETATIAIAGQRIAAIDRTGHSPVSGSAELDLRGALVLPGLVDGHIHLDKTYLGDGWHSHRPSTSIVAHVAAERQERHALAPVEQRASALIERAITNGTTILRTHADIDPVSGLSNLDGILAARERYRDAITIQVVAFPQSGIIAAPGTYDLLDEALRCGADLIGGLDPAGFDNDVDGHLEAIFGLADRHSVGVDIHLHDAGDVGLAELQQIAERAVALGMQGRVTVGHAYALGTEPWRRVAPVAEALASAGVSIMTTAPGSHAFPPVLALRAAGVNVFAANDNIRDSWSPFGEADMLERMMLVAYRSGFTTDAELDVAFDLGTNAAARALGIEGYGLAVGNPADLVVLDARHVAEAVVARPPRRYVMRHGVIVAQDGMLTTGSGEMT, encoded by the coding sequence ATGAACGACCTCATCCTCCGCAACGCGACGCTACCTGGCGGCGAGACTGCCACGATCGCGATTGCCGGCCAGCGCATCGCCGCGATCGATCGAACCGGTCACTCTCCAGTCTCCGGCAGCGCCGAACTCGATCTCCGCGGCGCGCTCGTCCTGCCGGGTCTCGTCGATGGTCACATCCACCTCGACAAGACGTATCTCGGTGACGGTTGGCATAGTCACCGGCCGTCAACGTCGATCGTCGCCCACGTCGCAGCGGAGCGCCAGGAACGACATGCGCTCGCGCCAGTCGAGCAGCGCGCCTCAGCGCTTATCGAGCGCGCAATCACGAACGGCACAACCATCCTGCGCACCCACGCCGATATCGACCCGGTCTCCGGCCTGTCGAATCTGGACGGAATTCTGGCTGCCCGCGAACGCTACCGCGACGCGATCACGATTCAGGTCGTCGCCTTCCCCCAGAGCGGCATCATCGCCGCGCCGGGCACGTACGACCTGCTCGATGAGGCTCTGCGTTGTGGCGCCGACCTGATCGGCGGGCTCGATCCAGCCGGATTCGACAACGACGTCGACGGGCATCTCGAGGCAATCTTCGGGCTGGCTGACCGCCACAGCGTCGGGGTGGATATCCACCTCCACGACGCCGGCGACGTGGGTCTGGCCGAGCTCCAGCAGATCGCCGAGCGCGCCGTCGCGCTCGGCATGCAGGGTCGCGTCACGGTCGGCCACGCCTACGCGCTGGGCACGGAGCCGTGGAGACGCGTGGCGCCAGTTGCGGAGGCTCTCGCGAGCGCCGGCGTCTCGATCATGACGACCGCGCCAGGAAGCCACGCCTTCCCGCCGGTGCTCGCATTGCGCGCGGCCGGCGTCAACGTATTCGCAGCCAATGACAACATCCGCGACTCGTGGTCCCCTTTCGGCGAAGCCGACATGCTCGAGCGGATGATGCTGGTCGCCTATCGCTCGGGATTTACGACGGACGCCGAGCTCGACGTCGCGTTCGATCTGGGAACCAACGCCGCTGCGCGGGCATTGGGGATCGAGGGCTACGGTCTTGCCGTCGGCAACCCGGCAGACCTCGTCGTCCTCGACGCACGGCACGTTGCCGAAGCCGTCGTCGCGCGTCCGCCTCGCCGCTACGTCATGCGGCACGGCGTAATCGTGGCGCAGGATGGCATGTTGACGACGGGTAGTGGAGAGATGACCTGA
- a CDS encoding GntR family transcriptional regulator: MPIPSDLVIDKATEPAREAILRHLRQLIVDGALQPGEIIRDGEIAEHFGVSRTPVREALLQLRFEGLVIMKPKGWTQVKPLDRSQIEDLFRVIVELEMLAARLAAEKTDADTTTAEEINSRLEALLDEPHSPDDSTRAWQLIELNDRFHDSILDIASNVVLTDALRPIKARMRRYERIYFDRATPIDHLSVAQHHELLSAIRAGDASIAAAVAARNLENSPVRAHYARPRHARPVTEGASA, encoded by the coding sequence ATGCCGATTCCGTCAGATCTCGTCATCGACAAGGCGACCGAACCCGCGCGCGAGGCCATCTTGCGTCACCTGCGGCAGTTGATCGTCGATGGCGCGCTTCAGCCCGGCGAGATCATTCGCGACGGTGAGATCGCCGAACACTTCGGTGTCAGCCGCACCCCGGTCCGCGAAGCGTTGCTGCAGTTGCGCTTCGAGGGGCTGGTCATCATGAAGCCGAAGGGTTGGACGCAGGTGAAGCCGCTCGATCGTAGCCAGATCGAGGATCTCTTCCGCGTCATCGTCGAGCTCGAAATGCTGGCCGCGCGTCTCGCCGCGGAGAAGACCGACGCGGATACGACGACCGCCGAGGAGATCAATTCCAGGCTCGAAGCGCTTCTCGACGAGCCGCATTCACCAGATGACTCCACGCGAGCATGGCAGCTCATCGAGCTGAACGACCGATTCCACGACTCCATCCTCGATATCGCCAGCAACGTCGTCCTGACAGACGCGCTCAGACCGATCAAGGCGCGGATGCGGCGGTACGAGCGCATCTACTTTGACCGGGCGACGCCGATCGATCACCTGTCCGTGGCGCAACACCACGAGCTCCTTTCAGCGATCCGCGCTGGTGACGCGAGTATTGCCGCGGCGGTCGCGGCACGAAACCTCGAGAACTCGCCAGTTCGGGCTCATTACGCCCGCCCGCGGCACGCGCGGCCCGTCACGGAAGGAGCAAGCGCATGA
- a CDS encoding TIGR04053 family radical SAM/SPASM domain-containing protein, translating into MSGIAVLPRRPILAESDFNRQPFVLAWELTRACNLACVHCRAEAQLRRDPRELKTAEALKVIDDIATFDVPPVLILTGGDPMRRPDLNELIRYATDRGVRCTLTPAGTALTSERKLAEAQAAGLSRIAVSFDGPNAAEHDAFRQVDGAFGWAMDIVASAHRLGIPVQIHTTLCRRTLASFPAMADLAEQLGAVVWAVFCLVPTGRGANLDELTADEYEEVFEWLIERSKTASWNLKLTEGYHYRRVLMQHQQAPVAGPGFQSSDGIGRATRAVNAGNGFCFISHIGEICPSGFLPVVAGNVRSESVVDVYRNHPVFRELRDPSLLKGKCGICKFRDICGGSRSRAFARTGDYLESDSACNYEPRVGEPSVAAG; encoded by the coding sequence GTGTCCGGCATTGCTGTCCTGCCGCGTCGGCCGATCCTGGCCGAGAGCGACTTCAATCGTCAACCGTTCGTGCTGGCCTGGGAGTTGACCCGCGCCTGCAATCTCGCGTGCGTGCATTGTCGCGCCGAGGCACAGCTCCGCCGCGATCCGCGCGAGCTTAAGACCGCCGAGGCGCTGAAGGTTATTGACGACATCGCCACATTCGATGTCCCACCGGTGTTGATCCTGACCGGCGGCGACCCAATGCGCCGGCCGGATCTGAACGAGCTGATCCGCTACGCGACCGATCGGGGGGTTCGTTGCACGCTGACCCCGGCCGGCACGGCGTTGACGAGCGAGCGCAAGCTGGCGGAGGCACAGGCGGCCGGCCTCTCGCGGATCGCGGTCAGCTTCGACGGCCCCAACGCCGCCGAGCATGACGCCTTCCGGCAGGTCGACGGGGCGTTCGGCTGGGCCATGGACATCGTCGCATCCGCCCATCGGCTGGGCATCCCTGTCCAGATCCACACGACGCTCTGCCGCCGGACGCTGGCCTCGTTCCCGGCTATGGCCGATCTGGCGGAACAGCTCGGCGCGGTAGTCTGGGCCGTCTTCTGTCTCGTGCCGACAGGGCGGGGCGCGAACCTCGACGAGTTGACCGCCGATGAGTACGAAGAAGTCTTCGAGTGGTTGATCGAGCGCAGCAAGACCGCTTCGTGGAACCTCAAGCTGACCGAGGGTTACCACTATCGCAGAGTATTGATGCAGCACCAGCAAGCGCCGGTCGCTGGCCCGGGGTTTCAGTCGAGCGACGGGATCGGTCGCGCGACAAGGGCGGTCAACGCGGGAAATGGCTTCTGTTTCATCTCGCACATCGGCGAGATCTGCCCGAGCGGCTTCTTGCCGGTCGTTGCCGGCAATGTCCGCTCGGAGTCGGTCGTCGACGTGTACCGGAACCATCCGGTCTTCCGGGAGCTGCGCGACCCATCGCTGTTGAAAGGCAAGTGCGGCATCTGCAAGTTCCGGGATATCTGCGGGGGATCGCGCTCACGCGCGTTCGCACGGACCGGCGACTATCTGGAAAGCGATAGCGCCTGCAACTACGAGCCACGAGTCGGCGAGCCATCGGTCGCGGCCGGGTAA
- a CDS encoding CopD family protein has protein sequence MASISIWAVVRWLHLLSIITWFGGMIFILLVVIPFVRAMPGLAAVNRTLLLLQIGKRYQPIAWVMITIGAITGYYNGERRSVAWLHLTETFYGRRLHMKLEYAGVVLVLMLIHAYWVNRRLARIVEQELAAGDADPTLKLQRRKWERISFGFLVLNILLTALVVLLASSLVA, from the coding sequence GTGGCATCCATTTCCATTTGGGCAGTTGTGCGCTGGCTGCACCTGCTGTCCATTATTACCTGGTTCGGCGGGATGATCTTCATCCTGCTAGTCGTCATTCCCTTCGTGCGAGCGATGCCGGGCCTGGCGGCGGTGAACCGGACGCTCCTCCTGCTTCAGATCGGCAAACGCTACCAGCCAATCGCCTGGGTGATGATCACGATCGGGGCGATCACTGGTTACTACAACGGCGAGCGCCGGAGCGTCGCCTGGCTGCACCTGACCGAGACGTTCTATGGCCGACGCCTGCACATGAAGCTGGAATATGCCGGGGTCGTCCTCGTGCTGATGCTGATCCACGCTTACTGGGTCAATCGGCGACTGGCCCGGATTGTCGAGCAGGAGTTGGCGGCCGGTGATGCAGACCCGACGCTGAAGCTCCAGCGTCGCAAGTGGGAGCGAATTTCCTTCGGCTTTCTGGTTCTGAATATCCTCCTGACGGCGCTCGTCGTTCTGCTGGCATCATCGCTCGTCGCCTAG
- the hemG gene encoding protoporphyrinogen oxidase yields the protein MPETIGNRPRAAVIGGGVAGLSAALALRDRGVEVVLIERDSRLGGVVRTDHVDGFLLESGPDSILSYKPSGVAMIDRLGLRASLVETRPGGGGTFILHNGELVPLPEGMTMLVPTQYKAIATTPLLSPVGKLRMLLDVAVPARRDEADESVGSFVRRRLGSQVFDHLAEPLVSGIFSGDADQLSVLSTMPRLRQVELEQGGIIRGAIAQRRAAAPGPSPSARLTPFVSLAGGLGQLIDAMSEALGETDVRLNDAVVGLSSVDGGYRLDLSSGETLAVDGVVLATPAPASADLLATLASELADELRKIPYGSSVSISLGYPAGALPVNAGRGFVVPRAEGKAIRAVTWSSEKFEGRAPAGQSLLRVVIGRPGESWWRDAPDDYVVLRVRAELREILGIDAEPTLARVYRWVDAMPQYVVGHAARLLRIDWLAKAIPGVVVTGSALRGVGIPDNISAGKAAAEQLADRIIASHGARI from the coding sequence GTGCCTGAGACGATTGGGAATCGGCCTCGCGCGGCGGTCATCGGCGGCGGTGTTGCGGGGTTGAGCGCTGCGTTGGCGCTCCGCGATCGCGGCGTCGAAGTCGTATTGATCGAGCGTGATTCGCGACTTGGCGGGGTTGTCCGGACCGACCACGTGGATGGGTTCCTGCTCGAGAGCGGGCCGGATTCGATCCTGTCATACAAGCCGTCCGGGGTGGCAATGATCGACCGGCTCGGACTGCGCGCCTCGCTCGTCGAGACCCGGCCCGGGGGCGGCGGCACGTTCATCCTGCATAACGGCGAGCTCGTGCCATTGCCGGAGGGGATGACGATGCTCGTCCCGACTCAGTACAAAGCCATCGCGACCACGCCGCTCCTCTCGCCGGTCGGCAAGCTGCGGATGCTGCTCGATGTCGCGGTCCCGGCCCGGCGCGACGAGGCAGATGAATCGGTCGGCTCATTCGTCCGTCGCCGGCTCGGCAGTCAGGTGTTCGATCACCTGGCGGAGCCACTGGTTTCCGGAATCTTCTCCGGCGACGCAGACCAGCTCAGTGTCCTCTCGACGATGCCCCGTCTGCGGCAGGTCGAGCTCGAACAGGGTGGAATCATCCGCGGAGCGATCGCCCAGCGCCGGGCCGCCGCGCCTGGCCCCAGCCCTTCGGCGCGATTGACGCCGTTTGTCAGCCTGGCCGGCGGGCTCGGGCAGTTGATCGACGCGATGAGCGAGGCGCTGGGCGAGACCGACGTGCGGCTGAATGACGCTGTCGTCGGGCTCTCGTCAGTTGATGGCGGATACCGGCTGGACTTGTCGAGCGGCGAGACACTCGCGGTCGATGGTGTTGTCCTGGCGACACCGGCGCCGGCCAGCGCTGATTTGCTGGCGACACTGGCATCGGAACTGGCGGACGAGTTGCGGAAGATTCCGTATGGATCGAGCGTGAGCATCTCACTGGGCTACCCGGCAGGGGCGCTGCCGGTGAACGCTGGAAGAGGATTCGTCGTCCCTCGCGCTGAGGGAAAGGCGATCCGGGCAGTGACCTGGTCGTCCGAGAAGTTCGAGGGCCGTGCGCCGGCCGGGCAGTCGCTTCTGCGCGTCGTCATTGGCCGGCCTGGCGAAAGCTGGTGGCGCGACGCGCCGGACGACTATGTCGTTCTCCGTGTCCGGGCGGAGTTGCGTGAGATCCTGGGAATTGACGCCGAGCCTACGCTCGCGCGAGTCTATCGATGGGTCGATGCGATGCCGCAGTACGTCGTCGGCCACGCCGCGCGGCTGCTCCGGATCGACTGGCTCGCCAAGGCAATACCGGGCGTAGTCGTGACCGGATCAGCGCTTCGCGGTGTCGGGATACCAGATAACATCTCGGCGGGCAAAGCTGCTGCCGAGCAGCTCGCGGATCGAATCATCGCGTCGCACGGCGCGCGGATCTGA
- a CDS encoding LysE family transporter, with the protein MDEPGIIIRALILGFTVAAPLGPTGVTVVRRSLSLGAWSGFGVGLGAALTDFVYFGATLAGLTPLIERVSWLPPALYIFGVALLGKMGIDAIRESRHDIHDVMVLTRGVAPIHDARWRDAVLLGIGVTIVNPAAISAWISLGGAFSAAHMAGQPITIGIAAMLAVATGSATWFAILSAVSGLGGASASRAPILIRSAGFASGIILLGFAAAFLWRAIDVIFG; encoded by the coding sequence ATGGACGAACCAGGCATCATCATCCGAGCGTTGATTCTCGGCTTCACTGTCGCTGCGCCGCTTGGCCCGACTGGCGTGACGGTCGTTCGACGGAGCCTGTCACTGGGCGCGTGGTCAGGGTTCGGCGTCGGGCTCGGCGCGGCATTGACGGACTTCGTCTATTTCGGCGCGACACTGGCCGGGCTAACGCCGCTGATCGAACGGGTCAGCTGGCTACCTCCGGCACTCTATATCTTCGGGGTAGCCCTGCTCGGGAAGATGGGAATCGACGCGATCCGCGAGTCTCGCCACGACATCCACGATGTGATGGTGCTGACGCGTGGTGTCGCGCCAATCCACGACGCTCGCTGGCGCGACGCTGTCCTACTTGGGATCGGCGTGACGATCGTCAATCCGGCTGCGATCTCGGCGTGGATCTCGCTCGGTGGCGCGTTCTCAGCAGCGCACATGGCAGGTCAACCGATTACGATCGGCATCGCCGCGATGCTTGCGGTTGCCACCGGCAGCGCGACCTGGTTCGCGATTCTCTCCGCAGTCTCCGGACTCGGAGGAGCATCTGCCAGCCGCGCGCCTATCCTGATCCGTTCGGCCGGCTTCGCCTCAGGGATCATCCTGTTGGGCTTCGCTGCCGCTTTTCTCTGGCGGGCCATCGACGTGATCTTCGGATAG